A genomic segment from Gadus morhua chromosome 4, gadMor3.0, whole genome shotgun sequence encodes:
- the LOC115543015 gene encoding cysteine/serine-rich nuclear protein 3 isoform X1, which translates to MSGILKRRHEEDTSPYLSLQGCHDNEVSCSDSGNSSDSLNHPVPAVGHDSLPPQLQLPHDANNGINDDHRPHPLHDGDTPPPPPAQRHDDDSGQPQALHLAPKRARPGRGVRFESVTVYYFSRRQGFTSVPTQGGSTLGMSPRHCWVHRFTLREFALEQERSHRRMLRHHLRQEKLNAVKLKLANSGAAASNALTLDDVSEDDMPPEHGGGGVVGGVSGVGAGAGVEVDEYFFLQPLSTRRRRALLRASGVRRIDGEERHQLRALRGSREECGCRCRGACDPETCACSLAGIKCQVNGAVVDRMSFPCGCTKDGCGNATGRLEFNPVRVRTHFLHTIMKLELERSREMQQMQQQQQQPVTNGNGYHGDPSPLAQQHQPVFTTLANGGVPHVPIMHLHEAGEAADVRLQDEVEEEEEEEEEEEEDEEEDSEEDEEEEEEEEEDEAYEDEEDSSLCSGLSDCSTHSLETIDPDEEDEEEDYEEDEEDDDNYDDEERENNEEWECSLDSASPPPFSHTEVVPLSSVLGFSRNSPLGNHGNDPFSLQAPPSDLRQTDASGSEIAAAATATATATATAATAAAAAAAPPHMNPSLSLPAPEPSKTTAVCSAGTKDTPPGGRDLSLATLEPLTPVPQTGAGFGGHGDGGGGEKGTPIGRMKVQQPLVAGETEDRIIAKLSQTDVSCEWAEPTASGTE; encoded by the exons ATGAGTGGAATCCTGAAGAGGAGGCATGAGGAGGATACCTCCCCTTACCTGTCCCTGCAGGGCTGCCATGACAACGAGGTGTCCTGCAGCGACAGCGGTAACAGCAGCGACAGCCTCAACCACCCGGTCCCTGCCGTCGGCCATGACT cCTTACCCCCCCAACTCCAGCTCCCCCACGACGCCAACAATGGCATCAACGACGACCACcggccccaccccctccacgaCGGCGacaccccgcccccgcccccggcccagcGCCACGACGACGACAGCGGCCAGCCCCAGGCCCTGCACCTCGCCCCGAAGCGGGCGCGGCCGGGCCGCGGCGTGCGCTTCGAGAGCGTCACGGTGTACTACTTCAGCCGGCGGCAGGGCTTCACCAGCGTGCCCACGCAGGGTGGCAGCACGCTGGGCATGTCGCCGCGCCACTGCTGGGTACACCGCTTCACCCTGCGGGAGTTCGCCCTGGAGCAGGAGCGCAGCCACCGCCGGATGCTAAGGCACCACCTCAGACAGGAGAAGCTTAACGCCGTCAAGCTCAAG CTGGCCAATAGCGGCGCGGCGGCGTCCAATGCGCTGACGCTGGATGACGTCTCCGAGGACGACATGCCCCCGGAGCACGGCGGTGGGGGCGTGGTCGGCGGCGTCAGTGGCGTCGGTGCGGGCGCCGGCGTGGAGGTGGATGAGTACTTCTTCCTGCAGCCGCTGAGCACCCGGCGGCGCCGCGCCCTGCTGCGGGCGTCGGGCGTGCGGCGCATCGACGGCGAGGAGCGCCACCAGCTGAGGGCGCTGCGCGGGTCTCGGGAGGAGTGCGGCTGTCGCTGCCGCGGGGCCTGCGACCCGGAGACCTGCGCCTGCAGCCTGGCCGGCATTAAGTGCCAGGTAAATGGAGCAGTG GTGGACCGCATGTCCTTCCCGTGCGGATGCACCAAGGACGGCTGCGGCAACGCCACGGGCCGGCTGGAGTTCAACCCGGTTCGCGTGCGGACCCACTTCCTGCACACCATCATGAagctggagctggagaggaGCCGCGAGATGCAgcagatgcagcagcagcagcagcagccggtaACCAATGGCAACGGTTACCATGGAGACCCCTCCCCTCTGGCACAGCAGCACCAGCCAGTGTTCACAACGCTGGCCAATGGCGGCGTGCCGCACGTTCCCATCATGCATCTGCACGAggcgggcgaggccgcggacgtGCGCCTGCaggacgaggtggaggaggaggaggaggaggaggaggaagaggaggaggacgaggaggaggacagcgaggaggacgaggaggaggaagaggaggaggaggaggatgaggcctacgaggacgaggaggacagcAGTCTGTGCAGCGGGCTGTCAGACTGCAGCACGCACAGCCTGGAGACAATCGATCCtgacgaggaggacgaagaggaggactacgaggaagacgaggaggacgacgacaacTACGACGACGAGGAACGGGAGAACAACGAGGAATGGGAGTGCTCGCTGGACTCGGCCAGCCCGCCGCCCTTCTCGCACACCGAGGTGGTCCCGCTCTCCTCCGTGCTTGGCTTCTCCAGAAACTCGCCTCTCGGTAACCACGGCAACGACCCTTTTTCGCTCCAAGCCCCACCGTCTGACCTCCGTCAAACGGACGCCTCGGGGAGCGAGattgccgccgccgccaccgccaccgccaccgccaccgccaccgccgccaccgccgccgccgccgccgccgccccaccACACATGAACCCCTCCCTGTCATTACCGGCGCCTGAGCCCTCGAAGACGACCGCTGTATGTAGCGCGGGTACCAAGGACACGCCACCCGGTGGCCGAGACCTCTCCCTCGCCACCCTGGAGCCGCTGACACCGGTGCCCCAAACCGGTGCTGGTTTCGGGGGCCacggagatggaggtggtggtgaaaaGGGCACTCCCATCGGCAGGATGAAGGTACAGCAGCCCCTGGTGGCGGGCGAGACCGAGGATCGAATCATCGCCAAATTGTCGCAAACTGACGTTTCCTGTGAGTGGGCGGAGCCGACGGCATCAGGGACGGAATGA
- the LOC115543015 gene encoding cysteine/serine-rich nuclear protein 3 isoform X2, which produces MSGILKRRHEEDTSPYLSLQGCHDNEVSCSDSGNSSDSLNHPVPAVGHDSLPPQLQLPHDANNGINDDHRPHPLHDGDTPPPPPAQRHDDDSGQPQALHLAPKRARPGRGVRFESVTVYYFSRRQGFTSVPTQGGSTLGMSPRHCWVHRFTLREFALEQERSHRRMLRHHLRQEKLNAVKLKLANSGAAASNALTLDDVSEDDMPPEHGGGGVVGGVSGVGAGAGVEVDEYFFLQPLSTRRRRALLRASGVRRIDGEERHQLRALRGSREECGCRCRGACDPETCACSLAGIKCQVDRMSFPCGCTKDGCGNATGRLEFNPVRVRTHFLHTIMKLELERSREMQQMQQQQQQPVTNGNGYHGDPSPLAQQHQPVFTTLANGGVPHVPIMHLHEAGEAADVRLQDEVEEEEEEEEEEEEDEEEDSEEDEEEEEEEEEDEAYEDEEDSSLCSGLSDCSTHSLETIDPDEEDEEEDYEEDEEDDDNYDDEERENNEEWECSLDSASPPPFSHTEVVPLSSVLGFSRNSPLGNHGNDPFSLQAPPSDLRQTDASGSEIAAAATATATATATAATAAAAAAAPPHMNPSLSLPAPEPSKTTAVCSAGTKDTPPGGRDLSLATLEPLTPVPQTGAGFGGHGDGGGGEKGTPIGRMKVQQPLVAGETEDRIIAKLSQTDVSCEWAEPTASGTE; this is translated from the exons ATGAGTGGAATCCTGAAGAGGAGGCATGAGGAGGATACCTCCCCTTACCTGTCCCTGCAGGGCTGCCATGACAACGAGGTGTCCTGCAGCGACAGCGGTAACAGCAGCGACAGCCTCAACCACCCGGTCCCTGCCGTCGGCCATGACT cCTTACCCCCCCAACTCCAGCTCCCCCACGACGCCAACAATGGCATCAACGACGACCACcggccccaccccctccacgaCGGCGacaccccgcccccgcccccggcccagcGCCACGACGACGACAGCGGCCAGCCCCAGGCCCTGCACCTCGCCCCGAAGCGGGCGCGGCCGGGCCGCGGCGTGCGCTTCGAGAGCGTCACGGTGTACTACTTCAGCCGGCGGCAGGGCTTCACCAGCGTGCCCACGCAGGGTGGCAGCACGCTGGGCATGTCGCCGCGCCACTGCTGGGTACACCGCTTCACCCTGCGGGAGTTCGCCCTGGAGCAGGAGCGCAGCCACCGCCGGATGCTAAGGCACCACCTCAGACAGGAGAAGCTTAACGCCGTCAAGCTCAAG CTGGCCAATAGCGGCGCGGCGGCGTCCAATGCGCTGACGCTGGATGACGTCTCCGAGGACGACATGCCCCCGGAGCACGGCGGTGGGGGCGTGGTCGGCGGCGTCAGTGGCGTCGGTGCGGGCGCCGGCGTGGAGGTGGATGAGTACTTCTTCCTGCAGCCGCTGAGCACCCGGCGGCGCCGCGCCCTGCTGCGGGCGTCGGGCGTGCGGCGCATCGACGGCGAGGAGCGCCACCAGCTGAGGGCGCTGCGCGGGTCTCGGGAGGAGTGCGGCTGTCGCTGCCGCGGGGCCTGCGACCCGGAGACCTGCGCCTGCAGCCTGGCCGGCATTAAGTGCCAG GTGGACCGCATGTCCTTCCCGTGCGGATGCACCAAGGACGGCTGCGGCAACGCCACGGGCCGGCTGGAGTTCAACCCGGTTCGCGTGCGGACCCACTTCCTGCACACCATCATGAagctggagctggagaggaGCCGCGAGATGCAgcagatgcagcagcagcagcagcagccggtaACCAATGGCAACGGTTACCATGGAGACCCCTCCCCTCTGGCACAGCAGCACCAGCCAGTGTTCACAACGCTGGCCAATGGCGGCGTGCCGCACGTTCCCATCATGCATCTGCACGAggcgggcgaggccgcggacgtGCGCCTGCaggacgaggtggaggaggaggaggaggaggaggaggaagaggaggaggacgaggaggaggacagcgaggaggacgaggaggaggaagaggaggaggaggaggatgaggcctacgaggacgaggaggacagcAGTCTGTGCAGCGGGCTGTCAGACTGCAGCACGCACAGCCTGGAGACAATCGATCCtgacgaggaggacgaagaggaggactacgaggaagacgaggaggacgacgacaacTACGACGACGAGGAACGGGAGAACAACGAGGAATGGGAGTGCTCGCTGGACTCGGCCAGCCCGCCGCCCTTCTCGCACACCGAGGTGGTCCCGCTCTCCTCCGTGCTTGGCTTCTCCAGAAACTCGCCTCTCGGTAACCACGGCAACGACCCTTTTTCGCTCCAAGCCCCACCGTCTGACCTCCGTCAAACGGACGCCTCGGGGAGCGAGattgccgccgccgccaccgccaccgccaccgccaccgccaccgccgccaccgccgccgccgccgccgccgccccaccACACATGAACCCCTCCCTGTCATTACCGGCGCCTGAGCCCTCGAAGACGACCGCTGTATGTAGCGCGGGTACCAAGGACACGCCACCCGGTGGCCGAGACCTCTCCCTCGCCACCCTGGAGCCGCTGACACCGGTGCCCCAAACCGGTGCTGGTTTCGGGGGCCacggagatggaggtggtggtgaaaaGGGCACTCCCATCGGCAGGATGAAGGTACAGCAGCCCCTGGTGGCGGGCGAGACCGAGGATCGAATCATCGCCAAATTGTCGCAAACTGACGTTTCCTGTGAGTGGGCGGAGCCGACGGCATCAGGGACGGAATGA